GTGGCCGAAGAGGTCTACATCGACGGAGAGCAATACTTCAGCCGTGAAATGGAAGCCCAGCGGCTGGCTCAGCTTGAAGAAGAAAAGCAGCGCCTTCTGAATCAGGACAAGTCCAAGAAAGGCGACAAGGAAGAGAAGGTTGAAGACGTCGACGTCATCACCGCCGCCAGGGAAGGAGGCCGTCGATGAGAAGCTTCAAATACCTCTCGGCCGTCCTTGTTGCGCTTCTATTGGTCGGTTGGGCAGCCGGCCAGTCCTATGTCATCGAGAACGCCCGAATCGTGACCGTCTCAGGTCCCGTGATCGAGCGGGGCGGTGTGGCCATCGAGAACGGCATGATCACCCAGGTGGGAGAGCGCGTGAGGCGTCCTCGGGGAGCGACCCGCATCGACGGCCGAGGATTGACCGTCTATCCGGGGCTCTTTAATTCCGACACCAACCTGGGATTGACCGAGATCGGCGCCGTGGCCGTCACCAACGACGATTCCGAGATGGGCGACTACTCGCCTCAATTGTTGGCTTGGACCGCCATCCACGTGGAAAGCGAGCACATTCCGGTGGCCCGTGTGGACGGCATCACCCACGCCGTCACGCGTCCCAGGGGAGGCGCCATCGCCGGACAGGGAGCAGTCATCCACCTGGACGGCTGGACCCAGGAAGACATGGAAGTCGACCGTCAGGGCGCCATGTACATCGAACTGCCCTCGGTGCTGCCTATTTCCTTCCGCCGCTTCGGAGGAGGCGGGAGCGCGGGTTCCTACAAAAAGGCGCAGGAGGAGTTCGACAAGAAGACGGCTGAACTGAAGGAACTCTTCGCCCGCGTCAAGCACTACTCCCAGCATCGCGAGCAGGTCGAGGTTCCCGACCGCCAACTGGAAGCCTTGATTCCCTTGGTGGAAGGCCGGCAGTTGGCCGTCATCGAGGCCCGCTCTCACGCCGACATCAAGAATGCCGTCACCTTCGCCGAAGAAACGGGGCTCAACTACGTCATCCTGGATGCCGATGATGCCTGGCGCATCACCGACTTCC
This genomic stretch from Acidobacteriota bacterium harbors:
- a CDS encoding amidohydrolase family protein, with translation MRSFKYLSAVLVALLLVGWAAGQSYVIENARIVTVSGPVIERGGVAIENGMITQVGERVRRPRGATRIDGRGLTVYPGLFNSDTNLGLTEIGAVAVTNDDSEMGDYSPQLLAWTAIHVESEHIPVARVDGITHAVTRPRGGAIAGQGAVIHLDGWTQEDMEVDRQGAMYIELPSVLPISFRRFGGGGSAGSYKKAQEEFDKKTAELKELFARVKHYSQHREQVEVPDRQLEALIPLVEGRQLAVIEARSHADIKNAVTFAEETGLNYVILDADDAWRITDFLKEHDVRLILGPRQSMPRREDEGNDSVYEAPRILQEAGIRFAIATGGSSSVRTLPFEVGNSVAHGWSRDDALRSITLTPAEFFGVDDRLGSIEEGKIANLVVTDGDIFEYQTEIKHLFIKGKDIPLDSKHTRLYDKYKKAR